The Stigmatella aurantiaca DW4/3-1 genome contains the following window.
CTTGTATGACTACCTCTCGGACAACACGGCCCGGCGCCTCACGCAGATCCTCTTCGGAATGCTCAACCCCGGAGGGCGGCTGATGGTGGCCAACTTCGCCACCTGCCCGGAGGCGGGATATCTGGAGGCGTTCATGGACTGGTGGCTCATTTACCGCGATGAAGACCAGATGCAGGCGCTCACCTTGGACATCGATCCCACGCAGATCGCCGCCACGCACATGTTTCGCGACAGCGAGCAGAACGTCATTTACCTGGCGTTGGATCGGCGCTGAGCTCCACGGGGCGCCGGGGGGGGCCGCTCCGGGGGAGGGTCACGGTGAAGGTGGAGCCCTGGCCGGGCTCACTCTGCACGTCGACGGTTCCCCCGAGCGCCTGGACGATTTCGCGCACCAGCCACAGGCCGATGCCGAACCCGCCGTAGTGGCGCACGGAGACCGCCCGCTCGAAGCGCTCGAAGATGCGGTGCGCATCCTCCGGAGCAATGCCGATGCCCTCGTCCCGGACCTTCAACCGGGCCTGCTGGCTGTCGCCCTCGAGCACCACCTCGATGCGCTTGCCCGCCCCGTACTTCATCGCGTTGGTGAGCAGGTTGCCAACCACCTGCTCCAGCCGGCTCGCATCCCAGTGGCCCACCAGGCTGTCCACGGTGCGCAGCTCGAGGGGACACTCGGCGCGGACCAGCGCCTCTTTCGAGCGCTCGAGGATGCCGCGCACCAGGGGCACCAGGTCCACGTCCTCGAGCTTGCCGAGCAGCTGTCCCTGCGCGACACGCGAGATGTCGAGCAGCTCGTTCACCAGCCGCCCCATCCGCTGCGTCTGGAGGTTGGCCGACTCCAGCTTGGTGCCCAGCCGCTCAGGGGGCATCCGCGTGGTGCCCTGGCGCAGCTGGCTCATCAGCCCCTGGAGGTGGAGCTGGAGCGAGGTGAGGGGCGTTTTCAGCTCGTGGGCGGCGATGGACAGGAAGTCGTCCCGGCGCCGCACGGCCTCTTGCTCCTCGAGGTAGAGCCGACCCCGCTCTTCAGAGAGGGCCGCCATGCGCTCGAAGCCTTCCGCGTTCTCCAGCGCCACGTTGGCCAGTGTGGTGATGAAGCCCGTGAGCCGTTTCTCGTCCTCGCCGAACAGCTCGCCCACCTGCCGGTGGCTGGCGCACACGCAGGCCACCGTCTTGCCTCGAATCTGGAGGGGGGCGCACAGCAGGGAGCGTACGCCCAGCAACTCCATGCTCTCGCTCACGCCGCCCTGCAGGCCTTGATCCATGACTGCGGGGTGGCCTGTCTCCAAGGCCCGGGCAATGGCGGTGCGGCTCACGCCCGCGGTGAGGCGCACGTCTTCTGGCAGCACGGCGGAGGGATCCAACACCACGCAGTGCTCGGCGCGCAGCAACTCCAGCATGGATTGACGGACCGCCTCGAACACCGCCTCGCGCGTGAGGGCAGAGGCGATGCGCCGGCCCGCCTCCAGCACGCGTGGAAAGCGGTCCGCGAGCGACAGCGTCTCCGGACGCTCAGGAGCACCGCCCGGGGTGAGGGCCTCCTCGGTCAGCCCTTGCTCCATGTCCTGGAGTTCGCGCGTGGCCAGCTTGATGTCGTCCCCCGCGTGGGGCCAGCCGAGGGCCTTGCCCACCTGTCCTCGCGCCAGCAGCGTCTGCGCGCGCTCGTGGCGCATCTTCAGCTCGCGGGCCACCTCCAGGCTCTGTTCGAACCACTTCCGGGCCCGCTGGGGCTTGCCGGACATGGCCGCCAGCAGGGCCCGCTCGCGCAGGGCGTGGGGCAGGTTGTTGCGGTAGGTGCGGGCGAGCTTGTGGGCATGCCGGGCCACCTGCTCGGCGTAGCGCAGCAGCGTGGCACGGCGCTGGGGCGAGAACGCGGAGAGGCTCTCCACATGCTGGCGCAACGCGGTGGCCAGCAGCCCCGGCACGGGCGCCACGTACTCCGAGCGCAGGTGGGCGTTCCCGACGACCCGGCTGGCCTGCTCCAGGGTTGTCACCGCCCCTTCCGTGTCGCCTTCTTGGAGTTGGCGGAGGGCCTCGGCCATGAGGGTGCCGGCACGCGATTGGGGATCCGCGCTGGGATTGAGCAACTCCTCCTCGAGCACGCTGCGCGGGATGCGGCCCCCCGAGGCTTTGCTCCAGGCCTCCAGCGCCAGCCGCACGGCGTACCGGTCTCCAATGGACTGGGCCGCCCGGTGCAACTGCTGGGCGGAACTCAGTGCCTCCTTCATCCGGCCAAGCCGGTAGAGGGCCATGGCCACCTGGAAGTGGGCGTTGTTCACCTCCCACCGGTCTCCGGTTCGCTCCAGCAGGCGGATGGCCTCGCTGCACCGCTCGATGCACTCCTCGAACCGGCCGGAGCAGTAGAAGGCCAGGCCATAGAAGTGGAGGGACTGGCCCTGGCCCCACACATCGCCCATCTCCCGGCGCATGCGCAGGGACTTGTCCACATAGGCGATGGCCCGGCGGAACCAGGGCAGCACGGTGGCCACGGGCGAGTGCTCGGAGTAGGACTGCGCCAGCTCGGGCGTGGGGGGATACCGCTCGGCGATGTTCAGCCCCCGCAGGTGGGCCCAGAGCACCGCCATGCGTCCCCGGTGGTACCAGTAGCCATACGCCATGCGGCTGTAGATGTGGACGGCGAGCAAGTCCTCGGCGCTGTCTTCCAGGGGGCGGCGGGCCAGCCACAGCTGGGGCACGAGGGTGTGTCCGGCCTGCACCCCCAGCTCCCACACCGCGCCCAGTCCGAGCATCGCATCGCTGCCGGGCACCCACCGCCCCAGCAGCCGCAGGCCCTTCTCCAGGGCCGCGTTGCCCTCATCGGTGATGCCGCGCTTGAAGGCGAGCTCGCCCAGTTTGGCCCACATGCGGGCCTGCTCCACGGGTTCTCCCGCGAGCTGCTGAGCCAACTCCAACTGCTGCTGGGCGGCGTCATACCGGCCGCGGAGCATCAGCACGTCGCCCAGTCCAGAGGCGATGCGGTAGCGGGTGCTCGCGTCGGCGTTGACCGCGCCCCGCTCGGCGATGCGGTAGTTGAACTCCGCCGCCTCGAGGGCGAACTGCTGCCGGGCGCGCTCGGCGGCCACCAGCGCGTGGGGCAGGGCCAGGCTGTTCTCGCCCGCGGCGTCGAAGTGATAGGCCAGCTCGAAGGGGTCTGCCTGCTCGCTGGCGGCGATGGTGCGGGCCGTCAGCCGGTGCAGCTCCTGGCGCTCTTGGGGCCCCATCAGCCCCAGCAGCGCTTCGCGCAGCTTGTCGTGGACGAAGGTGTACCGGCCCCGGTTTTCTTCCCACAGCATGTGCCGCCGCCGCGGTTCATCCAGGGCGGTGAGGATGCTCTCCCGCCCCGAGCCGGAGAGCGCTTCCACCCGGGCCAGATCAAAGCTCTTGCCCAGCACCGCCCCCACCGAGAGCAGGCGCAGGGATTCCTCCGGCAGCAGCTTGAGCCGGCGCACCAGGAACGAGGCGGCCTGTCGCGAGGAGCGCACGTGCGCCATGGCGCCCGGGTCCACCAGCCAGCCCTCGGGGCCCGCCACCAGCGCGCCATCCTCGACCAGCCCGTGAAGCACCGCCGAGGCCATGAACGGATTTCCCTCGGAGAGCCGGGCCACCAGCTCGGTGGCCTCGGGCGGCAGGGCGCCTGCCATCGACTCTGCCATGTGGGTCACCTCGGCGGCCCCGAAGGTGGCCAGGCGCAGGTGGGCGCTGGGTTTCAACCGCCTCAGCACGTGGCCCGTGCCCACTTCCTCGCTCCGAAAGGACACCACCAGCAGCATGTGGCTGCCGGTCTGCTGGATGGCCTGTTGCCAGTTCTCGAGCGCGCGCAGGGTCAGCTCATCCGCCCACTGGGCATCGTCCAGCAGCACCAGCGCGGGCTCGGCCGGGGTGCCCAGCGCACTCAGGAGGGAGGTGAGGGCGCGGATGCCGCGGCTCTCGCCGAAGGACTCCGGGCCCAGGTTCTGCTGGACCGGAGGGCCCAGCACCGGCTCCAGCTGCGGCAGCGCGGTGCACAGCGCGGCTTCCTGGCCCGCGAGGCGCTGGCGCAAGGTGTCGGCCAACGCGGGGTGCTCCTGGGCTGCCGCGGCAATGCCAGCGGCCACACCCGAGAAGAGCTGGAAGGGGCGCATGGCGGCTTGATCCACCGCTTGGCCCTGGAGCACCCAGGCCCGGTGGTTCACGGCGCGCGCCGCGAACTCCTCCAGCAGCCAGCTCTTGCCGCCGCCGGACTCGGCCTCGACGATGACCAGCCGGCCCGGCTCCACGCGCGTGCGCTCCAGCTCACGCTCCAGCACCGCCAGTTCCTCCTGGCGGCCCACGAAGGAAGGCTCGGTGAGGCTGCGGCGCTGATCGTGCACGCCGGTGACGAGCTCTGGCTCCGCTTCACCGTGCGAGAGCGCCTCATCCAGGGCGCGCAGGTCCGCCAGCGCGGACTCCGCGGACTGGTAACGGTCGGCGGGGTCCGTCTGGAGGAGCCGTCCCACCAGCTCCTCCAGCGCGCGTGGCACCTCCACCCCGCCGCTGCGCAGCTTGGGACGCGCGCCCAGGTGTTGCCGCAGGACCTCTCCCACGGTCGTGCCATCGAACGCCGGGCGGCCCGAGAGCGCCTCGAAAAGAACGATGCCCACGGAGTACAGGTCCGACGTGCTCTCCACCGCGCGGTTGAGCAGTCCGGCCTGCTCCGGCGAGAGGTAGCGCGCGGTGCCCACGGGCAGGTCCCTCAACGAGGGGTCCAACCGCTCGCTCCGGGCCAGCCCGAAGTCCACCAGCGTGGCCCTATCCAGGGGCGTGCCCTCGACGATGATGTTGGAGGGCTTCACATCCCGGTGAATCACCCCATGGCGGTGCGCTTCCACCAGTCCCGCCAGCAGGCACTGGCCCAGCGTGAGCACCTCCGCTGGCGTGAGGTTGCCGTGCGCGAGCCGCTCCTGGAGCGTCTCTCCAGGCAGGTAGGGCGTCACCAGATAGAGGAGTTCCCCTGTCGAGCCCAGGTGGAGCACGGGCTGGAGAAAGGGGCTGTTCAGCTCTTCCAGGACGGCGGCCTCGTGCTCCAACCGGAGGCGGGCCGTGGGGACGAGCGACGCCCGGGATGTCATCTTGACGACAACTTGAGTGCCCGTCCGGTGGTCGTTGCCCAGCCAGGTGGACACACCTCGGCCTGTCTTCAAGCGCCGGAGCAGCTCGAAGCGGTTGCCCAAGCGCCGGCCTGGGAGCGGCTCTCCAGGGACGGCGCCGGCCTGTGGAAAGCCCTCTGCCATTCGATGCCTCACCCTCCCGCCGCCCTGCTGTGCCAGGCGGCCATCAAGGTAAGCTTGGTGCCAGGATGAGCCCTGCCAAGGGGGCAGCGGCCGCTACCGGGGACGACTGCCCTGGCCTTCAACAATGAAGGGCGTGTCTCTCCCATTCCTGCCCACATCGTTGCCCTGTTGCCTGGAGAGCAGGCCTTCGGGCGAGCTGAGCATGACGCGACGCGTGCACGGGCCAAGGTGCGCCGTCCAGGCCTCAGCGGCAAGCCATGCAAGGAATTGCCACACCTGAGCGGCAGGCAACTTGACACCCTTGGTGCCCCCGTCCGAAAAGCCCGGCCCAAGGCGGCCCGCCATTTTCTTTCCTGCCGCCCCGGAGCCTGGGAGTGAAGCTCGCGACCCTCAAGGATGGAACCCGTGACGGACGGCTCATCGTCGTCAAGCGGGACAACTCGGCGTATGCGCTCGCCACCAACGTCGCCCTCACGCTCCAGGCCGCACTGGATGACTGGGGGGTCCGGGAGCCGCAGCTACGGGCCCTGGCCGCGCAGCTCGAGGCGGGCACGGTCCAGAGCCGCCCGCTGGACGTGGGCGCCCTGCTGGCGCCGCTGCCCCGGGCCTACGAGTGGCTCGACGGCAGCGCCTACCTCAACCACGTGCTGCTCGTGCGCAAGGCCCGGGGCGCCGAGCCGCCCGCCACCTTGAAGACGGACCCGCTCGTCTACCAGGGCGGCTCGGGAGAGTTCCTGGCGCCCACCGCGGACATCCCCTTGGCGGACGAGGCCTGGGGCCTGGACTTCGAGAGCGAGGTCTGCGTCGTCCTGGGAGACACGCCCCAGGGGACGAAGGCCGAGCAGGCGGGCGAGCACATCCGGCTGTTGATGATCTGCAACGACGTCTCGCTGCGCAACCTCATCCCGGACGAGCTGGCCAAGGGCTTTGGCTTCGTGCAGAGCAAGCCCGCCACGGCGTTCGGCCCGTTCGCCCTCACGCCCGATGAGCTGGAGCCCGCGTGGAGGGAGGGCCGGGTGCACCTGCGGATGCGCTCCATCCTCAACGGAGAGCTCGTGGGCGATACCGACGCGGGCCCGGAGATGCACTTCTCCTTCCACGAGCTGATCCAGCACTTGTGCAAGACGCGGGGCTTCACCGCCGGCACCGTCCTGGGCAGTGGCACGGTGTCCAACGCGGACCGCGCCCGGGGCATCTCCTGCCTGGCCGAGCGCCGGATGATCGAAACCATCGAGGAGGGCAAGCCCCGCACGCCCTTCATGAAGCCGGGGGACACCATCGACATCGAGATGCTGAACGCGGAGGGCCAGAGCCTCTTCGGCCGCATCTCGCAGAAGGTCGTGAAGCGATGAAGCTCTATGGCTACTGGCGTTCGTCCTGCACGTGGCGGGTGCGCATCGCCTTGAACCTCAAGGGCCTGGGCTACACCTACGAGGCGGTGCACCTGCTGAAGGACGGTGGGCAGCAGAACTCGGATGCCTACCGTGCCGTGAACCCCTTGCGCACCGTGCCCACCCTGGAGTTCCAGGAGGGGGGGACGGTGCGCCGGCTCTCCCAGTCGATGGCGATCCTGGAATACCTGGAAGAGCGCCATCCCACGCCCGCCCTGTTACCGGCCGGGCCCTGGGAGCGGGCCCGCTGCCGGATGTTGTCGGAGAGTGTGAATTCGGGCATCCAGCCGCTGCAGAACACGTCCGTGATGCAGTTCGTCAAAAAGGAATTTCAAGCGGATGAGAAGGCGTTCGCGGCGCACTGGAATGCCCGGGGGCTGACAGCCTTGGAAGCGATGGTTCAGGAGACGGCGGGCACTTATTGCATCGGTGAGCAAGTGTCGTTCGCGGATCTCTTCCTGGTGCCTCAGCTCTACGGGGCTCGCCGTTATGGGGTAGATCTCACGCCGTACCCCACGCTCACCCGCATCGAAGCGGCGTGCGAGAAACTCCCCGCCTTCCAGGCGGCCCATGCTGACCGGCAGCCCGACGCAGTTCCTGCCTGAACGTTTTCTCCCTCTCTTCCTAGGAGCCGACCATGGCCAAGATTGAATCGCTGGGCATCAAGACCATCGAGAGCGTGCACTGGTATGTGCATGACCTGGAGCGCAGCCGCCGCTTCTACACCCAGGGGCTGGACTTCGCCGAGCTGGGCGTGTCCTCGCCGGAGCTGGAGAAGGCAGGCAGGCAGAAGTCGGCGGTTTTCCAGGCAGGCAACGTCGTGCTCATCGTCAGCCAGCCGGTGGGCGAGGGAGGGCGTGCCTGGCGCTACCTGCGCAAGCACCCGGATGGAATCGGCACCGTCACCTACGAGGTGGAGGACGTGGAGAAGGCGTTCCGCCTGCTGGAGGCGCGCGGGGGCACCTTCATCACGGACATCCAGCGCTTCGAGGACGGGCAGGGCGGCCGGTTGGCCATGTTCTCCATCACCACGCCGTTTGGTGACACCACCTTCCGTTTCGTGCAGCGGGATGGCTACCACGCACTCTTCCCGGGCTTCGTGGCGCACGACAAGGTGAAGGGGGGCAAGAACCGCTTTGGCTTCGGCCACATCGACCACATGACGGCCAACTTCCAGACGATGCGGCCCATGCTCCTGTGGATGGAGCACGTGATGGGCTTCGAGTCCTTCTGGGGCATCGAGTTCCATACGGAGAAGGAAGGCAACGTCAAGAAGGACCATGGCTCGGGCCTGCGCTCCGCGGTGGTGTGGGATCCGAAGAGTGGGGTGAAGTTCGCCAACAACGAGCCGCTGCGGCCTTTCTTCAAGTCCTCGCAGATCAATGTCTTCAACGAGGACCACCGCGGCGATGGTGTGCAGCACCTGGCGCTCACGGTGAAAGACATCATCGCCTCGGTGAAGGACATGCGCGACACGGCGGGCATCCAGTTCATGCCCACGCCGGGCTCGTACTACGACCTGCTGCCCGAGCGCATCCAGCGCATGGGCATCAAGAAGATCGACGAGGACATCCAGAAGCTGCGTGAGCTGGAGATCCTCGTCGACGGCGACAAGGAGCACAGCTACCTGTTGCAGATCTTCATGAAGGAGGCGGCGGGCCTCTACAAGGATCCGGCGGCCGGGCCGTTCTTCTACGAGATCATTCAGCGCAAGGGGGACAAGGGCTTCGGCGGCGGAAACTTCCGCGCGCTGTTCGAGAGCATCGAGCGCCAACACAAGGCCGAGGGGCGGATCTAAGCCATGTTCGAGCGCCGCGTCGCCGGCAAGGTGCCCCGCAAGCACCACATCCAGTTCAAGGATGAGAAGGGGGCGCTCCTCTACGAGGAGTGCTTCACCCGCGACGGTTTCGAGGGGCCCTACACCATCGCCTACCACCAGAAGCCGCCTCACACGCAGAGCCTGGCGGCGGTAGCACATGGGTGGAAGGCCCCCGAGGCCATCACCGGACGGCCTCTGGCCAAGAGGCACTACAAGTCCCAGGAGATGAAGCGCGTGGGGGGAGCCCCCATCGATGCGCGCGTCCCGTTGCTCTTCAACGCGGATGTGACGCTCGGGGTGCTGCACCCCACGGAGCCGGACCCCGTCTACTTCAGCAATGCGGATGGGGATGAGCTCTTCTACATCCACGAGGGCGGTGGACTGCTGCGCTCGACCCTCGGAGACCTGCGCTTCGAAGCGCAGGACTACGTCTTCATTCCCCGGGGGATGGTGCACCGCATCCTGCCGGATGCGGGCGTTCCGCAGTACTGGCTCTCGATGGAGTTGAAGG
Protein-coding sequences here:
- the hppD gene encoding 4-hydroxyphenylpyruvate dioxygenase, producing the protein MAKIESLGIKTIESVHWYVHDLERSRRFYTQGLDFAELGVSSPELEKAGRQKSAVFQAGNVVLIVSQPVGEGGRAWRYLRKHPDGIGTVTYEVEDVEKAFRLLEARGGTFITDIQRFEDGQGGRLAMFSITTPFGDTTFRFVQRDGYHALFPGFVAHDKVKGGKNRFGFGHIDHMTANFQTMRPMLLWMEHVMGFESFWGIEFHTEKEGNVKKDHGSGLRSAVVWDPKSGVKFANNEPLRPFFKSSQINVFNEDHRGDGVQHLALTVKDIIASVKDMRDTAGIQFMPTPGSYYDLLPERIQRMGIKKIDEDIQKLRELEILVDGDKEHSYLLQIFMKEAAGLYKDPAAGPFFYEIIQRKGDKGFGGGNFRALFESIERQHKAEGRI
- a CDS encoding ATP-binding protein; translated protein: MAEGFPQAGAVPGEPLPGRRLGNRFELLRRLKTGRGVSTWLGNDHRTGTQVVVKMTSRASLVPTARLRLEHEAAVLEELNSPFLQPVLHLGSTGELLYLVTPYLPGETLQERLAHGNLTPAEVLTLGQCLLAGLVEAHRHGVIHRDVKPSNIIVEGTPLDRATLVDFGLARSERLDPSLRDLPVGTARYLSPEQAGLLNRAVESTSDLYSVGIVLFEALSGRPAFDGTTVGEVLRQHLGARPKLRSGGVEVPRALEELVGRLLQTDPADRYQSAESALADLRALDEALSHGEAEPELVTGVHDQRRSLTEPSFVGRQEELAVLERELERTRVEPGRLVIVEAESGGGKSWLLEEFAARAVNHRAWVLQGQAVDQAAMRPFQLFSGVAAGIAAAAQEHPALADTLRQRLAGQEAALCTALPQLEPVLGPPVQQNLGPESFGESRGIRALTSLLSALGTPAEPALVLLDDAQWADELTLRALENWQQAIQQTGSHMLLVVSFRSEEVGTGHVLRRLKPSAHLRLATFGAAEVTHMAESMAGALPPEATELVARLSEGNPFMASAVLHGLVEDGALVAGPEGWLVDPGAMAHVRSSRQAASFLVRRLKLLPEESLRLLSVGAVLGKSFDLARVEALSGSGRESILTALDEPRRRHMLWEENRGRYTFVHDKLREALLGLMGPQERQELHRLTARTIAASEQADPFELAYHFDAAGENSLALPHALVAAERARQQFALEAAEFNYRIAERGAVNADASTRYRIASGLGDVLMLRGRYDAAQQQLELAQQLAGEPVEQARMWAKLGELAFKRGITDEGNAALEKGLRLLGRWVPGSDAMLGLGAVWELGVQAGHTLVPQLWLARRPLEDSAEDLLAVHIYSRMAYGYWYHRGRMAVLWAHLRGLNIAERYPPTPELAQSYSEHSPVATVLPWFRRAIAYVDKSLRMRREMGDVWGQGQSLHFYGLAFYCSGRFEECIERCSEAIRLLERTGDRWEVNNAHFQVAMALYRLGRMKEALSSAQQLHRAAQSIGDRYAVRLALEAWSKASGGRIPRSVLEEELLNPSADPQSRAGTLMAEALRQLQEGDTEGAVTTLEQASRVVGNAHLRSEYVAPVPGLLATALRQHVESLSAFSPQRRATLLRYAEQVARHAHKLARTYRNNLPHALRERALLAAMSGKPQRARKWFEQSLEVARELKMRHERAQTLLARGQVGKALGWPHAGDDIKLATRELQDMEQGLTEEALTPGGAPERPETLSLADRFPRVLEAGRRIASALTREAVFEAVRQSMLELLRAEHCVVLDPSAVLPEDVRLTAGVSRTAIARALETGHPAVMDQGLQGGVSESMELLGVRSLLCAPLQIRGKTVACVCASHRQVGELFGEDEKRLTGFITTLANVALENAEGFERMAALSEERGRLYLEEQEAVRRRDDFLSIAAHELKTPLTSLQLHLQGLMSQLRQGTTRMPPERLGTKLESANLQTQRMGRLVNELLDISRVAQGQLLGKLEDVDLVPLVRGILERSKEALVRAECPLELRTVDSLVGHWDASRLEQVVGNLLTNAMKYGAGKRIEVVLEGDSQQARLKVRDEGIGIAPEDAHRIFERFERAVSVRHYGGFGIGLWLVREIVQALGGTVDVQSEPGQGSTFTVTLPRSGPPRRPVELSADPTPGK
- the maiA gene encoding maleylacetoacetate isomerase, encoding MKLYGYWRSSCTWRVRIALNLKGLGYTYEAVHLLKDGGQQNSDAYRAVNPLRTVPTLEFQEGGTVRRLSQSMAILEYLEERHPTPALLPAGPWERARCRMLSESVNSGIQPLQNTSVMQFVKKEFQADEKAFAAHWNARGLTALEAMVQETAGTYCIGEQVSFADLFLVPQLYGARRYGVDLTPYPTLTRIEAACEKLPAFQAAHADRQPDAVPA
- a CDS encoding fumarylacetoacetate hydrolase family protein, whose protein sequence is MKLATLKDGTRDGRLIVVKRDNSAYALATNVALTLQAALDDWGVREPQLRALAAQLEAGTVQSRPLDVGALLAPLPRAYEWLDGSAYLNHVLLVRKARGAEPPATLKTDPLVYQGGSGEFLAPTADIPLADEAWGLDFESEVCVVLGDTPQGTKAEQAGEHIRLLMICNDVSLRNLIPDELAKGFGFVQSKPATAFGPFALTPDELEPAWREGRVHLRMRSILNGELVGDTDAGPEMHFSFHELIQHLCKTRGFTAGTVLGSGTVSNADRARGISCLAERRMIETIEEGKPRTPFMKPGDTIDIEMLNAEGQSLFGRISQKVVKR